The following is a genomic window from Shewanella avicenniae.
GTGGTCCAGAAAGTGTGACTGCGGAAAACTCGCCGCGTGCACCAGAGTATGTGTTTAACGCTGGGGTGCCAGTGTTAGGTATCTGCTATGGCATGCAAACCATGAGCGAACAGCTCGGTGGTAAAGTAATCCAAGGTGTTGGTGAAGGTGAATTTGGTTACGCTCAAGTGGAAGTGTTGGCCGAATCTGCACTGTTCGCTGGTATCGAAGATTCTATCAACGCTGCTGGCAACGCCCTGTTAGACGTGTGGATGAGCCACGGTGACAAAGTGTCGGCCATTCCAGAAGGCTTCCAAACAGTAGCGAAAACAGAAACTTGTCCATTCGCCATCATGTCGAATGAAGCCAAGAAATTCTATGGTGTGCAGTTCCACCCTGAAGTGACTCATACTCGCCAAGGTCAACGCATTCTTGAGCGTTTCGCACTGAATGTCTGTGGTTGCGATAACAAATGGCAACCAGCGTCAATCATCGAAGACGCCGTCGCGCGCATCAAAGCGCAAGTGGGCGATGATGAAGTGATCCTCGGTTTGTCAGGTGGTGTGGATTCATCAGTAACCGCCATGCTGTTGCATCGTGCCATTGGCAGCAAGTTGACCTGTGTATTCGTTGACAACGGTCTGTTGCGCTTAAACGAAGCCGATCAAGTACTGGACATGTTCGGTGACCACTTTGGCCTGAATATCGTTCACGTTGACGCTGAAAACCGTTTCTTGGACGCGCTGAAAGGCGAAAACGACCCAGAAGCAAAACGTAAAATCATTGGCCGTGTATTCGTTGAAATTTTTGATGAAGAAGCGACTAAGTGCGTTAACGCAAAATGGTTGGCACAGGGCACCATCTACCCAGACGTTATCGAATCAGCGGGCAGCGCTACTGGCAAAGCCCATGTGATCAAATCACACCACAACGTGGGCGGTTTGCCAGACGATATGGAACTGGGCTTAGTTGAGCCATTGCGTGAACTGTTCAAAGACGAAGTGCGTCGTATCGGTCTAGAACTCGGCCTGCCTTATGACATGCTGTATCGTCATCCATTCCCAGGTCCAGGTTTGGGCGTACGGGTGCTGGGC
Proteins encoded in this region:
- the guaA gene encoding glutamine-hydrolyzing GMP synthase, translated to MSNIHEHKILILDFGSQYTQLIARRIREIGVYCELWAWDVSEAQIREFAPNGIILAGGPESVTAENSPRAPEYVFNAGVPVLGICYGMQTMSEQLGGKVIQGVGEGEFGYAQVEVLAESALFAGIEDSINAAGNALLDVWMSHGDKVSAIPEGFQTVAKTETCPFAIMSNEAKKFYGVQFHPEVTHTRQGQRILERFALNVCGCDNKWQPASIIEDAVARIKAQVGDDEVILGLSGGVDSSVTAMLLHRAIGSKLTCVFVDNGLLRLNEADQVLDMFGDHFGLNIVHVDAENRFLDALKGENDPEAKRKIIGRVFVEIFDEEATKCVNAKWLAQGTIYPDVIESAGSATGKAHVIKSHHNVGGLPDDMELGLVEPLRELFKDEVRRIGLELGLPYDMLYRHPFPGPGLGVRVLGEVKKEYCDLLRRADAIFIEELRKAELYDKVSQAFTVFLPVRSVGVMGDGRKYDWVVSLRAVETIDFMTAHWAHLPYDFLGRVSNRIINEINGISRVVYDISGKPPATIEWE